In a single window of the Dinghuibacter silviterrae genome:
- a CDS encoding pirin family protein, whose amino-acid sequence MAQHVYHKAETRGHDHHDWLDSKKTFSFGDYYNPKRMGFGALRVLNDDTLPGGQGFGSHPHDNMEIVSIPLKGSLRHEDSEGNKAIAATGTIQVMHAGSGLFHSEYNNSEDETAAFLQIWIYPEELNTKPRYTLGTLPQSTGKLLEFIGPDSTPVRKDVWFSIGRFTNGRSFTYPLHKQGNGVYAFVIKGQFAIDGQEVSDKDGLGIWDTPGIEVKTLSDDAELLLMEVPMSIDKL is encoded by the coding sequence ATGGCACAACACGTCTATCACAAAGCAGAAACCCGCGGTCACGACCACCACGACTGGCTCGACAGCAAGAAAACGTTCAGTTTTGGGGACTACTATAACCCAAAGAGAATGGGGTTTGGTGCCCTTAGGGTATTGAACGACGATACGTTGCCTGGCGGTCAGGGATTTGGTTCCCATCCACATGACAACATGGAAATTGTCAGCATCCCGCTGAAAGGAAGTCTCCGGCATGAAGATTCGGAGGGGAATAAGGCCATAGCTGCGACAGGAACCATACAGGTGATGCACGCCGGCAGCGGCTTGTTCCACAGCGAATATAACAACAGCGAGGACGAAACGGCAGCGTTTCTGCAGATCTGGATATATCCCGAGGAGCTGAACACCAAGCCGCGATATACGCTCGGCACGCTTCCGCAGTCCACCGGCAAGTTGCTTGAATTTATTGGACCGGACAGTACGCCCGTTCGCAAAGACGTATGGTTTAGCATCGGCCGGTTTACCAATGGCCGGTCATTTACCTATCCGCTACATAAGCAGGGCAACGGCGTATATGCGTTCGTGATAAAAGGTCAATTTGCAATCGATGGACAGGAAGTGTCCGACAAAGATGGCTTGGGTATATGGGACACGCCGGGCATCGAGGTTAAAACGCTTAGTGATGACGCTGAATTGCTATTAATGGAGGTACCCATGTCAATTGATAAACTATGA
- the mtaB gene encoding tRNA (N(6)-L-threonylcarbamoyladenosine(37)-C(2))-methylthiotransferase MtaB yields the protein MSDKRTVAFHTLGCKLNFSETSTLSRLLETEGFEKKDFEDRADVYVINTCSVTDNADKECRQLVRRIQRKAPESLVVITGCYAQLKPEEIAGIPGVDLVLGAAEKFNIAQHLRELTKGDSARICSCDIEEVSGFNASYSLGDRTRTFLKVQDGCDYTCSFCTIPKARGHSRSDSVSNVVATAHRLAAEGAREIVLTGINLGDFGRDASGRFAAFYDLITALDDVPGIDRYRISSIEPNLLSDDIIRFVSGSRKFMPHFHIPLQSGSNRILGLMRRRYRRELYAERVALIKELMPHCAIGVDVIVGFPTETDADFRETFDFLHSLDVSYLHVFTYSERDDTHALTLKPVVPISVRHERNKTLRNLSFMKLQAFTRAHEGETRPVLFEARTHTSADGPAMMEGYSDNYIKVTTPYRAEWVNQVVDWRL from the coding sequence ATGTCAGACAAGCGGACCGTGGCCTTCCACACCCTTGGGTGCAAGCTCAACTTTTCCGAGACCTCCACCCTATCGCGTCTCCTGGAGACCGAGGGCTTCGAAAAAAAGGATTTCGAAGACCGGGCCGACGTTTACGTCATCAACACCTGTTCCGTTACCGACAACGCCGACAAAGAGTGCCGCCAGCTCGTACGCCGCATCCAGCGTAAGGCTCCCGAAAGCCTCGTCGTCATCACCGGCTGTTACGCCCAGCTCAAACCGGAGGAAATCGCCGGCATTCCCGGCGTGGACCTTGTATTAGGCGCCGCCGAAAAATTCAACATCGCCCAACACCTCCGCGAGCTCACCAAAGGCGACAGCGCCCGCATTTGCAGTTGTGACATTGAAGAAGTCTCCGGGTTCAATGCTTCTTATTCGCTGGGCGACCGTACCCGGACTTTCCTAAAGGTCCAGGATGGTTGCGACTATACCTGTTCTTTCTGCACCATCCCCAAGGCCCGGGGGCATAGCCGCAGCGACTCGGTTTCCAATGTCGTGGCCACCGCCCACCGCCTGGCCGCCGAAGGCGCCCGCGAAATCGTCCTCACCGGCATCAACCTGGGCGACTTCGGGCGCGACGCGTCCGGCCGTTTCGCGGCGTTCTACGACCTTATTACCGCCCTGGACGACGTCCCGGGTATCGACCGCTACCGCATCTCCTCTATAGAGCCCAACCTGTTAAGCGACGACATCATCCGTTTTGTCTCCGGGAGCCGGAAGTTCATGCCCCACTTCCACATCCCCCTCCAAAGCGGCAGCAACCGCATCCTCGGTCTTATGCGCCGCCGCTACCGCCGCGAGCTCTATGCCGAACGCGTCGCCCTGATCAAGGAGCTCATGCCCCACTGCGCCATCGGCGTGGACGTCATCGTCGGCTTCCCTACTGAAACCGACGCCGACTTCCGGGAGACCTTCGATTTTTTGCATTCCCTCGACGTCTCCTACCTACACGTCTTTACCTATTCCGAGCGCGACGACACCCACGCTTTGACCCTGAAACCGGTAGTGCCCATCTCCGTCCGCCACGAGCGCAATAAAACCCTCCGCAACCTGTCTTTCATGAAGTTGCAGGCGTTTACCCGGGCCCACGAGGGGGAAACCCGGCCGGTGCTTTTCGAGGCGCGGACGCACACCAGTGCGGACGGCCCCGCCATGATGGAAGGGTATAGCGACAACTACATTAAAGTGACAACGCCCTACCGGGCGGAGTGGGTGAACCAGGTCGTCGACTGGCGGCTTTAG
- a CDS encoding lysophospholipid acyltransferase family protein produces MKRLLHWLYVLYALILFGLTLILTFLLAVPASFLGETRGGNLIYKICRAWADVWLAGVGIRHKNIYVHRPQKGSPCIYVANHISFLDAALIVKAVRYPVRPLGKIEMTKAPLFGFIYKKAIVVVDRSDPEHRAASVRRLVKQLQKGISVFIFPEGTFNLTGKPLAPFYDGAFRMAIETGYPVQPVLFLDAGKRLPNTSIFKLNPGRSRAVFLESVPVDGLTLDDVHRLKTLVHEKMEKGLNDYGPLSFG; encoded by the coding sequence GTGAAAAGGCTATTGCATTGGTTATACGTGTTATACGCGCTCATCCTCTTCGGGCTAACGCTGATCCTTACTTTTCTCCTGGCCGTGCCGGCCTCTTTCCTGGGAGAGACGAGGGGCGGAAATCTTATCTATAAAATATGCCGCGCCTGGGCGGATGTCTGGCTCGCTGGGGTGGGGATACGGCATAAGAATATCTATGTCCACCGGCCGCAAAAGGGGAGTCCCTGTATCTATGTGGCGAACCATATTTCATTCCTGGACGCTGCCCTGATCGTCAAGGCGGTGCGTTACCCGGTGCGGCCGCTGGGGAAGATCGAGATGACAAAGGCGCCGTTGTTTGGCTTTATTTATAAGAAGGCGATTGTTGTCGTGGACCGGAGCGACCCGGAGCACCGGGCGGCGAGCGTGAGACGCCTGGTCAAACAATTACAGAAAGGGATTTCGGTATTTATTTTTCCGGAGGGTACCTTCAACCTCACGGGCAAACCGCTGGCGCCTTTTTATGACGGCGCGTTCCGCATGGCGATCGAGACGGGTTACCCGGTGCAGCCGGTGTTGTTCCTCGACGCCGGCAAACGCTTACCAAATACAAGCATTTTCAAACTCAACCCGGGCCGGAGCAGGGCGGTCTTCCTCGAATCGGTGCCGGTCGACGGGCTTACGCTGGACGATGTGCATAGATTAAAAACGTTGGTTCACGAAAAGATGGAAAAGGGTTTAAACGACTACGGTCCTTTATCTTTCGGTTAA
- a CDS encoding sigma-70 family RNA polymerase sigma factor, which yields MDQGLAAIKNGSHEAFVEVYGLLHIKVFRFYAKRVRHDDPAKELTQQCFIRLWEYRHTLSEEHPLEKQVFIIARSVLINYLKKEAVRRKVAPVEEGISNEHAHFELSAHLHAALETLSPVRKKVVMLKSLHGFSNREVADRMNISVKTVEDHITKAFRHLRQVVSSFFF from the coding sequence ATGGACCAAGGTCTGGCTGCGATTAAGAACGGTTCCCACGAAGCCTTCGTGGAGGTGTACGGCCTCCTCCATATAAAAGTGTTCCGGTTTTATGCGAAACGGGTGCGGCACGACGACCCGGCCAAAGAGCTGACCCAGCAGTGTTTCATACGGCTCTGGGAATACAGGCACACCCTCTCCGAAGAACATCCCCTGGAAAAACAGGTCTTTATCATTGCCCGCAGCGTGCTGATCAATTACCTGAAGAAAGAAGCCGTGCGCCGGAAGGTGGCGCCGGTGGAAGAAGGTATATCCAACGAACACGCCCACTTTGAATTGTCGGCTCATCTGCACGCCGCCCTGGAGACGCTGTCACCGGTGCGGAAGAAGGTGGTGATGCTGAAGTCGCTCCATGGGTTCTCCAACCGGGAGGTGGCCGACCGGATGAATATCTCCGTCAAAACGGTCGAAGACCATATTACAAAGGCCTTCCGGCACCTCCGCCAGGTGGTGTCCAGTTTTTTTTTCTAA
- a CDS encoding FecR family protein has protein sequence MQTEKEDQEYLRQHPELRNLQEEFEQADGETPLPEGYSEDMLKAITARTQPGAAQPGATQPGGAQTAQPAGSRVRAIRITLSAAAAVLLLAGVGLLLKQTRQKSPVTALAAKTVRWLQRTNGGSQPDTWTMPDGSTAILYPHATIQYREDFGRYSKREVRVTGRAFFEVVKNPDAPFVAYTDKIRTVVLGTAFKVINDSAAGDIRVELYTGKVRVCLPDSDVDLQPGQELTWARETQRVWVDNFNRKHGRTKLLEGQTGTLANWFMFNNQNLGTVFDQMAAIYGTDIQYDDHAIHNIFFIGMLDKRDSLNKILNDLATLNHLTVTHRDGKYIIAGSR, from the coding sequence ATGCAGACAGAAAAAGAGGATCAGGAATACCTGCGGCAGCACCCGGAACTCCGGAATTTGCAGGAAGAATTCGAGCAGGCGGACGGCGAGACGCCTTTGCCGGAAGGCTATAGCGAGGATATGCTGAAGGCGATCACGGCGCGGACGCAACCCGGGGCCGCGCAACCCGGGGCCACGCAGCCGGGCGGCGCGCAAACGGCGCAGCCGGCCGGCAGCCGGGTCCGCGCGATCCGGATCACGCTCTCCGCCGCCGCCGCGGTCCTCCTCCTCGCCGGCGTAGGACTGCTGCTGAAGCAAACGCGTCAAAAAAGCCCCGTCACGGCACTGGCGGCAAAGACCGTGCGCTGGCTCCAACGCACGAACGGCGGCAGCCAGCCGGACACCTGGACAATGCCCGACGGCTCCACCGCCATCCTTTATCCCCATGCCACCATCCAATATCGTGAGGACTTCGGCCGGTATAGTAAAAGAGAAGTACGTGTAACGGGGCGTGCCTTTTTCGAAGTCGTGAAAAACCCGGACGCCCCTTTCGTCGCTTATACGGACAAGATCCGGACCGTCGTCTTAGGGACGGCGTTCAAGGTCATCAACGACAGTGCGGCCGGCGACATCCGTGTTGAGCTGTATACGGGCAAGGTCCGGGTATGCCTCCCGGATTCGGATGTTGACCTGCAACCGGGCCAGGAGCTGACCTGGGCGAGGGAGACGCAAAGGGTATGGGTGGACAACTTCAACCGGAAACACGGCCGGACAAAGCTCCTGGAAGGACAAACGGGAACGCTGGCCAACTGGTTTATGTTTAACAACCAGAACCTGGGAACGGTCTTCGATCAAATGGCAGCCATTTACGGAACGGACATACAATACGACGACCACGCCATCCACAATATCTTCTTTATCGGCATGCTGGACAAAAGGGACTCTCTGAACAAAATCTTAAACGACCTCGCCACATTGAATCATTTAACGGTAACACACCGCGACGGTAAGTATATCATCGCGGGCAGCAGGTAG
- a CDS encoding SusC/RagA family TonB-linked outer membrane protein → MALCCLFTTAVAQDKVGSVNGIVRSESGLPLNAVTVVATNMETGLSAGTMTDSTGIFRFEKLPVKGRYSFAFSSVGYQAQTLSGYAIKADGAVSIFVKMKDAASYLSDVVVVGYGTQRRADLTGAVAQVSGDVLSNRALPNITQGLEGVIPNLNLVPADGKPITSAVYNIRGGTSIGAGGGNSLVLIDGIEGDPSLLNPNDIETITVLKDASSSAIYGARAAFGVVLITTRTPKKGHASITYSANYSTKKPTTLPKIISNGYQYASLFDSAWSAWNNYSQVPQNINKTQAFSQAYMTEYAQVNANPSLPKVQVVNGNYVYYGNTNWYDVLYKNHTNSVDQNLSVSGGSDKATYYLTGRYYGQDGLFRYNSDDYHMYNLMAKGSVDVTPWLTVSDNLQFNSRFYHNPENVGEGGGIWRNMADEAHPSSMLLNPDGTLTYSAAYTVGDFYYGKNGLDLKENEIRNTAAFTAKFFQNRFQVKGDFTFENTDSTVKEIQVPVPYSPAPHVVQYVGSSTNDIREDFNQTNYIATNLYGQYESAFGKNHYFKALLGYNYEQSVFNALNTERNGLVYSSATDISLAQGPNITTAGGYNKWAIMGGFSRLNYAFKDRYLVEFDGRIDGSSKFPYNQRWAFFPSGSAGWRLSKEGFWHVSPKAVSDLKIRGSYGSLGNGSVASYLYQQNFSIQESSFILNGIRPQETSQPNVLPNGLTWERATTSDLGLDATFLNNRLSFTADGYIRNTTNMFTVGKTLPAVFGTTVPYGNYASMRTEGWEAELSWKDQFTVASKPLHYNIGIWMSDYTSTITGYDNTSKSLTDYYSGMKLGEIWGYVDDGYWTASNYQTAFTTQALYHASTSGQWLPGDIKFKSIDPNGKNGIITPGNNTATDPGDRKIIGNSLPRYRYGIKLGGDWNNFFLGVFFQGVLQQKWWPGAQDDEFWGQYNRPYEYAMQYQQGKIWSPSNPNAYFPRYRGYVAQDGYPGELNVPQTKYLQNVAYIRLKNIQVGYNVPERWIRKTGFTSGRVYLSGENLWSWTPMYKLTRNIDPESIGASDVILTNGSSSGNANNYPLLKSLSVGMSLTL, encoded by the coding sequence ATGGCACTCTGTTGCCTTTTCACGACTGCCGTGGCCCAGGATAAAGTGGGCAGCGTCAACGGGATCGTCCGCTCGGAGTCCGGCCTGCCGCTGAACGCGGTGACGGTCGTGGCGACGAACATGGAGACCGGGCTGTCGGCCGGGACCATGACGGACTCTACCGGGATTTTCCGGTTCGAAAAATTGCCCGTCAAAGGACGGTATAGCTTTGCCTTCAGCTCCGTGGGATACCAGGCGCAAACCCTCAGCGGGTATGCCATCAAAGCGGACGGGGCCGTGTCTATTTTTGTCAAAATGAAAGATGCCGCCAGCTACTTAAGCGACGTCGTGGTCGTAGGGTATGGCACACAACGGCGGGCGGACCTGACCGGTGCGGTGGCCCAGGTGAGCGGGGACGTACTGAGCAATCGCGCCCTCCCCAATATTACCCAAGGGCTTGAAGGCGTCATCCCCAACCTAAACCTCGTACCGGCAGACGGTAAACCCATTACCTCCGCGGTTTACAACATCCGTGGCGGCACCTCCATCGGTGCGGGCGGCGGGAATTCGCTGGTGTTGATCGATGGGATCGAAGGCGATCCGAGCCTGCTCAACCCGAACGACATCGAAACGATTACCGTATTGAAGGACGCGTCTTCTTCCGCGATCTATGGGGCAAGGGCCGCCTTTGGTGTTGTCCTGATCACGACCCGGACGCCGAAAAAGGGCCATGCATCGATCACGTATTCGGCCAATTACTCCACCAAAAAGCCGACCACGCTCCCCAAGATCATCTCCAACGGTTACCAGTATGCGTCTTTGTTTGATTCCGCCTGGTCTGCCTGGAACAACTATTCCCAGGTACCCCAAAACATCAATAAGACACAGGCATTCTCCCAGGCCTATATGACGGAATATGCCCAGGTCAATGCCAACCCCTCCCTTCCAAAGGTCCAGGTCGTCAACGGTAACTACGTTTACTATGGGAACACCAACTGGTACGACGTCCTGTATAAGAATCATACCAACTCCGTGGACCAGAACCTGTCGGTATCCGGTGGGAGCGACAAGGCCACGTACTACCTGACCGGCCGCTATTATGGCCAGGACGGGCTTTTCCGCTACAATTCGGATGACTACCACATGTACAACCTGATGGCCAAGGGCAGCGTCGATGTGACCCCCTGGCTGACCGTCAGCGACAACCTTCAGTTCAACAGCCGTTTTTACCACAACCCCGAAAACGTGGGTGAGGGCGGCGGTATCTGGCGGAATATGGCCGACGAGGCGCACCCGTCTTCGATGTTGCTCAACCCCGACGGTACGCTGACGTATTCGGCAGCCTATACGGTGGGCGACTTCTACTATGGCAAAAACGGCCTGGATTTGAAGGAAAATGAAATCCGCAACACGGCGGCCTTCACTGCTAAATTCTTCCAGAACCGTTTCCAGGTAAAGGGTGACTTTACCTTTGAGAATACCGACTCCACGGTCAAGGAAATCCAGGTGCCCGTTCCCTACAGCCCGGCGCCCCACGTCGTCCAGTACGTAGGCTCCAGCACCAACGACATCCGGGAAGACTTCAACCAGACCAACTATATCGCGACCAACCTGTATGGGCAGTACGAGTCGGCCTTTGGCAAGAACCACTACTTCAAAGCCCTGTTGGGGTATAACTACGAACAGTCGGTGTTCAACGCCCTCAACACCGAGCGCAACGGCCTGGTGTACAGCAGCGCGACCGACATCAGCCTGGCCCAGGGACCCAACATTACGACGGCGGGAGGGTATAACAAATGGGCCATCATGGGCGGCTTCTCCCGGTTGAATTATGCCTTTAAGGACCGCTACCTGGTGGAATTCGACGGCCGCATCGATGGGTCTTCCAAATTCCCGTACAACCAGCGCTGGGCCTTCTTTCCTTCGGGCTCCGCCGGCTGGCGGCTGTCCAAGGAAGGTTTCTGGCACGTGTCGCCCAAAGCGGTCAGCGACCTGAAGATCCGCGGTTCGTACGGCTCGCTGGGGAACGGGAGCGTGGCTTCCTACCTGTACCAGCAAAACTTTTCGATCCAGGAATCCAGTTTCATCCTGAACGGTATCCGCCCCCAGGAAACCAGCCAGCCTAACGTATTGCCCAACGGGCTGACCTGGGAACGGGCCACGACCAGCGACCTCGGTCTGGACGCCACCTTCCTGAACAACCGGCTGTCCTTTACCGCCGACGGGTATATCCGGAACACGACCAATATGTTTACCGTCGGCAAAACCCTGCCGGCTGTATTCGGTACGACGGTCCCTTATGGCAACTATGCCAGCATGCGGACGGAAGGCTGGGAAGCCGAGCTGTCCTGGAAGGATCAGTTCACCGTAGCGTCCAAACCGCTGCACTACAACATCGGCATCTGGATGTCCGACTATACGTCCACGATCACCGGTTATGACAATACCAGCAAATCCCTGACCGACTATTACTCCGGGATGAAGCTCGGGGAGATCTGGGGGTATGTCGACGACGGGTATTGGACCGCATCCAACTACCAGACGGCCTTCACCACCCAGGCGCTCTACCACGCCTCCACCTCCGGCCAGTGGTTGCCGGGTGACATCAAGTTCAAGTCCATCGACCCGAACGGCAAAAACGGCATCATCACACCCGGGAACAATACCGCTACCGACCCGGGCGACCGGAAGATCATCGGGAATTCCCTCCCGCGTTACCGTTACGGCATCAAACTGGGCGGAGACTGGAACAACTTCTTCTTAGGCGTCTTTTTCCAGGGTGTACTTCAGCAAAAATGGTGGCCCGGCGCCCAGGACGACGAATTCTGGGGTCAATACAACCGCCCCTACGAATATGCCATGCAATACCAGCAGGGCAAGATCTGGTCCCCTTCCAACCCCAACGCCTACTTCCCCCGTTACCGCGGGTATGTGGCACAGGACGGCTATCCCGGCGAGCTGAACGTACCCCAGACCAAGTACCTGCAAAACGTAGCATATATCCGTCTGAAGAACATCCAGGTCGGGTACAACGTCCCCGAACGGTGGATCCGCAAGACCGGCTTTACCAGCGGCCGCGTCTACCTGTCCGGTGAGAACCTCTGGTCCTGGACACCCATGTACAAGCTGACCAGGAACATCGACCCCGAGAGCATCGGTGCCTCGGACGTCATCCTGACCAACGGGTCCAGCAGCGGTAACGCCAACAACTACCCCCTCCTGAAGAGCCTGTCCGTGGGCATGTCCTTAACACTCTAA
- a CDS encoding RagB/SusD family nutrient uptake outer membrane protein, translated as MKQIKILCMALLLGGCTKQLNQVPQSTASQQAIFGSVQGLQLYANSFYDQTLPSMDNIYKTDANMSDFGATNSCPTYLQQGAYSSRNATGWSWGPLRNINYFIQGLATSPVDSADKANFMGLARFFRAYFYFGMVQRYGDVPWINKPLDPSDSALYGARSPRNLVMDSVVADLQFACGHLSLQTDPTSSQITKWVAYGFLSRVCLFEGTFEKYLDTMYHLGNAQAYLQLAVTSAKAVMDSSGFALYNGAGTATSYRQLFISNTPIAKEVMLAEVASQSLAVLNDANWFYTSSTYGNRFSFIRTFINTYLNIDGTPFTNISGHDTLPFLKETQNRDLRLSQTIRTPGYTRTLNGATVPAPPVFSYTYTGYQPIKWCLDDEYYDNGANNTNSICLMRYAEILLNYAEAKEELNPGSLTATDWTNTVGALRARAGITGGLTTLPTTVDPYMQAHYYSDITDPVLMEIRRERGIELALEGFRFYDLVRWGHAGLLTGGWNGFYVPALNQPMDLNGDGIPDVYFYQGTPPSNQVSTITYINVAPTANGVVNPQILANGTSGELHWLDNVPRSWSSYQTLYPIPYSELLLNPNLVQNPGWQ; from the coding sequence ATGAAACAAATAAAAATACTGTGCATGGCGTTGTTGCTGGGCGGTTGTACCAAACAGCTCAACCAGGTACCCCAGTCCACCGCCAGCCAGCAGGCCATCTTCGGCAGCGTCCAGGGGTTGCAACTGTATGCCAACTCGTTTTACGACCAGACGCTGCCTTCGATGGACAACATCTACAAAACCGACGCCAACATGTCGGACTTCGGTGCCACCAACTCCTGTCCAACCTACCTGCAACAAGGCGCCTACAGCTCCCGGAACGCCACCGGCTGGAGCTGGGGACCCTTGCGCAACATCAACTACTTCATCCAGGGTTTGGCCACCTCCCCCGTGGATTCCGCGGACAAGGCCAACTTTATGGGCCTCGCCAGGTTCTTCCGCGCGTATTTTTACTTCGGCATGGTGCAACGGTACGGAGACGTCCCCTGGATCAATAAACCCCTGGACCCCTCCGACAGCGCCCTGTACGGCGCCCGTTCGCCCCGCAACCTGGTGATGGACTCCGTGGTGGCGGATCTTCAATTTGCCTGCGGCCACCTTTCCCTGCAGACCGATCCCACCAGCAGCCAGATCACCAAATGGGTGGCTTATGGTTTTCTTTCGCGGGTTTGCCTGTTCGAAGGGACCTTCGAGAAATACCTCGATACCATGTACCACCTGGGGAACGCCCAGGCCTACCTCCAACTGGCCGTGACATCCGCAAAGGCCGTCATGGACAGCAGCGGGTTTGCTTTGTACAACGGGGCCGGAACGGCCACGTCCTATCGCCAGCTCTTTATCAGCAATACACCCATTGCTAAGGAAGTCATGCTGGCGGAGGTCGCCAGCCAGTCCCTGGCGGTGCTCAACGACGCCAACTGGTTCTACACCAGCTCCACCTACGGCAACCGGTTCAGTTTTATCCGCACGTTTATCAACACGTATCTGAATATAGACGGCACCCCTTTTACCAACATCTCCGGTCACGATACCCTGCCTTTCCTGAAGGAAACCCAGAACCGCGACCTCCGGCTGTCCCAGACGATCCGTACCCCGGGGTATACGCGGACGCTCAACGGGGCTACGGTACCGGCGCCCCCTGTTTTTTCCTACACCTATACCGGCTACCAACCCATCAAATGGTGCCTGGATGACGAATACTACGACAACGGGGCCAACAACACCAATTCCATCTGCCTGATGCGGTACGCGGAAATCCTGCTCAACTACGCCGAGGCGAAGGAAGAGCTCAACCCCGGCTCCCTGACCGCCACCGACTGGACCAACACCGTCGGCGCGCTCCGGGCCCGGGCCGGCATCACCGGCGGGTTGACCACGCTGCCCACGACGGTTGACCCGTATATGCAAGCCCACTATTACTCCGACATCACCGACCCCGTCCTGATGGAGATCCGCCGGGAACGCGGCATAGAGCTCGCCCTGGAAGGCTTCCGTTTCTACGACCTGGTCCGCTGGGGACACGCTGGCCTGCTCACGGGCGGGTGGAACGGTTTCTACGTACCCGCCCTCAACCAGCCGATGGACCTTAACGGGGACGGTATACCCGATGTTTATTTTTACCAGGGGACGCCGCCTTCCAACCAGGTCAGTACGATCACGTATATCAACGTAGCCCCTACCGCAAACGGGGTCGTCAATCCCCAGATCCTGGCAAACGGCACCTCCGGAGAGCTGCACTGGCTCGACAACGTGCCCAGGAGCTGGTCCAGCTATCAAACACTGTATCCGATACCGTATTCAGAGCTTTTGCTGAATCCAAATCTTGTTCAAAATCCAGGTTGGCAGTAG